The Streptomyces phaeolivaceus genome has a window encoding:
- a CDS encoding tyrosine-type recombinase/integrase: protein MATIKKEDCTCPRRKKPTCPHKPYRVTYREPGGRAGKPRQVSFKKLEDAEAFAVKVERDKDLGTYINPKAGMRTFEEVWHEWVGAGTLEESSKRNYGSVYANHYGPFFGNKPIGSITPTTILEWEADQKERGYRENGINGRKNVLSSVFNYAVAAEIIGRNPCKKANPRRRSGQTLTPITGDDVPSMEEVLGIIAEAPKLIRAGFWAMAGCGTRPGESLALSDESMDWERSVLAVDHQVSAYGCQEISGYRRGVKRGTKHRAFDQARRTPVPESINKIFDDHIDAFGTWGDRGWFFESPRLNDRHPSYDWFLDQFKAAAKLAGTPQYTPKSFRHFFVSEAIHADIPLFEVAAWVGHRTTRTTELVYGHLVRRAMERGARTMHNRLGLKLEPFRGLIVPPSLTPSEEDIEDWDDVA, encoded by the coding sequence GTGGCGACCATCAAGAAGGAAGACTGCACCTGTCCCCGGCGCAAAAAGCCGACGTGCCCGCACAAGCCGTACCGGGTGACGTACCGAGAGCCCGGAGGCCGCGCGGGCAAGCCGCGTCAGGTGTCCTTCAAGAAGCTCGAAGACGCGGAGGCGTTCGCGGTCAAGGTCGAGCGGGACAAGGACCTCGGGACATACATCAACCCCAAGGCGGGGATGCGGACGTTCGAAGAGGTGTGGCACGAGTGGGTTGGGGCGGGGACCCTCGAAGAGTCCTCGAAACGGAACTACGGCAGCGTCTACGCCAACCACTACGGGCCGTTCTTCGGCAACAAGCCCATCGGCAGCATCACCCCGACGACGATCCTGGAATGGGAGGCAGATCAGAAGGAGCGGGGTTACCGGGAAAACGGCATCAATGGACGTAAGAACGTCCTCTCATCCGTCTTCAACTACGCGGTGGCGGCAGAGATCATCGGCCGCAACCCATGTAAGAAGGCCAATCCTCGGCGGCGCTCAGGGCAGACGCTCACCCCGATCACCGGCGACGACGTCCCGAGCATGGAAGAGGTCCTCGGGATCATCGCGGAGGCCCCCAAGCTGATCCGCGCTGGCTTCTGGGCCATGGCTGGCTGCGGGACGCGTCCGGGGGAGTCCCTGGCGCTGTCCGACGAGTCAATGGACTGGGAGCGCAGCGTTCTGGCTGTGGATCACCAGGTCTCGGCGTACGGCTGTCAGGAGATCTCCGGCTATCGGCGCGGGGTGAAGCGCGGTACGAAGCACCGGGCCTTTGACCAGGCGCGGCGGACACCAGTACCCGAATCGATCAACAAGATCTTCGACGATCACATCGACGCGTTCGGTACCTGGGGCGATCGGGGCTGGTTCTTCGAGTCGCCTCGCCTGAATGACCGCCACCCGTCGTATGACTGGTTTCTTGATCAGTTCAAGGCGGCGGCCAAGCTGGCGGGGACTCCGCAGTACACCCCGAAGAGCTTCCGGCACTTCTTCGTCTCGGAGGCCATCCACGCCGACATCCCGCTCTTCGAGGTGGCGGCCTGGGTCGGACACCGGACCACGAGGACTACGGAGCTGGTTTACGGGCACCTTGTGCGCCGGGCCATGGAGCGCGGCGCCCGGACCATGCACAACCGCCTGGGGCTGAAGCTGGAGCCTTTCCGGGGTCTCATCGTCCCACCCTCGCTGACCCCCTCAGAGGAGGACATCGAGGACTGGGACGACGTGGCGTAG
- a CDS encoding helix-turn-helix domain-containing protein, with protein MTPDEAAAELGVTKRVLMDSYRRWGIPFLKVGKHVRFRTRDLHNWVEGRMQRG; from the coding sequence ATGACGCCGGATGAGGCTGCCGCAGAGCTGGGCGTCACGAAGCGGGTCCTCATGGACTCGTACCGACGTTGGGGCATCCCCTTCCTCAAAGTCGGCAAGCACGTTCGGTTCCGAACTCGCGATCTGCACAACTGGGTTGAGGGGCGCATGCAGCGCGGCTAG